The proteins below come from a single Argentina anserina chromosome 1, drPotAnse1.1, whole genome shotgun sequence genomic window:
- the LOC126783136 gene encoding transcription factor IIIA isoform X1, translating to MEKGEAEEKRPIFRDIRRYYCEYCGICRSKKALIASHVLAEHKDEMERDKGGEEVEVKKSNTCEVCGASFKKPAYLKQHMLSHSLEELGCLRTRSCEALDPTKELQNARGYGLEWTSTRGETSCEAPSSGPQSRCVTFERSYVCTIDDCRSTYRRKDHLNRHLLQHQGKLFKCPIENCKSEFSFQGNVKRHVVEFHSEDCPSTSDIGQKQHVCQEPGCGKAFPFASKLRKHEDSHVKLDSVEAFCSEPDCMKYFSNKQCLQDHIQSCHTHITCEICGKKEWKKNIKSHLRTHEEGASSLEIKCDYEGCLHTFSKKSNLLQHVKALHLQQKPFACSFSGCGKTFSYKHVRDKHEKSGCHVYTYGDFEEADEQFRSRARGGRKRMCPTVEMLVRKRVSPPDQFGPETEFLSQFFSQEEEDEQ from the exons ATGGAGAAAGGCGAAGCGGAGGAGAAGAGGCCCATTTTCCGAGATATAAGGCGGTATTATTGCGAGTATTGTGGGATTTGTAGATCCAAGAAGGCTCTGATTGCTTCTCACGTCTTAGCTGAGCACAAG GATGAGATGGAAAGGGATAAGGGTGGTGAGGAAGTGGAGGTGAAGAAGTCTAATACATGTGAAGTGTGTGGTGCTAGTTTCAAGAAGCCTGCATATCTGAAGCAGCATATGCTAAGTCATTCCCTTGAG GAATTGGGGTGTTTAAGAACTAGATCGTGTGAAGCATTGGATCCCACAAAGGAACTCCAAAATGCGAGAGGGTATGGACTTGAATGGACCAGTACCAGGGGGGAGACCTCCTGTGAAGCTCCATCAAGCGGTCCTCAATCACGCTGTGTTACTTTTGAG AGGTCATATGTTTGCACAATCGATGATTGTCGTTCTACTTATAGAAGAAAGGACCATTTGAACCGTCATCTTCTTCAGCACCAAGGAAAGCTTTTCAAGTGTCCAATTGAGAACTGTAAAagtgaattttcttttcaaggcAACGTGAAGAGGCATGTTGTCGAATTTCACAGCGAGGATTGCCCTTCTACGAGCGATATAGGCCAGAAGCAGCATGTGTGCCAGGAACCTGGTTGTGGAAAGGCATTTCCATTTGCTTCGAAGTTGCGCAAACATGAGGATTCTCATG TTAAGCTCGATTCAGTGGAGGCCTTTTGCTCTGAACCAGATTGTATGAAATATTTTTCCAATAAACAATGTCTTCAGGACCATATCCAGTCCTGCCACACACATATCACTTGCGAGATATGTGGGAAGAAggaatggaaaaaaaatattaaaagccATCTCCGTACTCATGAAGAGGGAGCCTcgtcattggaaattaaatgTGATTATGAGGGATGTCTTCACACATTTTCTAAG AAGTCGAATCTTCTCCAGCATGTGAAAGCTTTACACCTCCAACAGAAACCCTTTGCTTGTAGCTTCTCAGGCTGTGGCAAGACGTTCTCATACAAGCATGTGAGAGATAAGCACGAGAAGTCTGGTTGTCATGTTTACACCTAT GGGGATTTTGAAGAGGCTGATGAGCAATTCCGGTCAAGGGCAAGGGGTGGGCGTAAGAGGATGTGTCCAACGGTAGAAATGCTTGTACGCAAAAGGGTTAGTCCACCAGATCAATTTGGCCCAGAGACGGAGTTCCTCTCCCAGTTCTTCTCacaagaagaggaagatgaaCAGTGA
- the LOC126783136 gene encoding transcription factor IIIA isoform X3, with protein sequence MEKGEAEEKRPIFRDIRRYYCEYCGICRSKKALIASHVLAEHKDEMERDKGGEEVEVKKSNTCEVCGASFKKPAYLKQHMLSHSLERSYVCTIDDCRSTYRRKDHLNRHLLQHQGKLFKCPIENCKSEFSFQGNVKRHVVEFHSEDCPSTSDIGQKQHVCQEPGCGKAFPFASKLRKHEDSHVKLDSVEAFCSEPDCMKYFSNKQCLQDHIQSCHTHITCEICGKKEWKKNIKSHLRTHEEGASSLEIKCDYEGCLHTFSKKSNLLQHVKALHLQQKPFACSFSGCGKTFSYKHVRDKHEKSGCHVYTYGDFEEADEQFRSRARGGRKRMCPTVEMLVRKRVSPPDQFGPETEFLSQFFSQEEEDEQ encoded by the exons ATGGAGAAAGGCGAAGCGGAGGAGAAGAGGCCCATTTTCCGAGATATAAGGCGGTATTATTGCGAGTATTGTGGGATTTGTAGATCCAAGAAGGCTCTGATTGCTTCTCACGTCTTAGCTGAGCACAAG GATGAGATGGAAAGGGATAAGGGTGGTGAGGAAGTGGAGGTGAAGAAGTCTAATACATGTGAAGTGTGTGGTGCTAGTTTCAAGAAGCCTGCATATCTGAAGCAGCATATGCTAAGTCATTCCCTTGAG AGGTCATATGTTTGCACAATCGATGATTGTCGTTCTACTTATAGAAGAAAGGACCATTTGAACCGTCATCTTCTTCAGCACCAAGGAAAGCTTTTCAAGTGTCCAATTGAGAACTGTAAAagtgaattttcttttcaaggcAACGTGAAGAGGCATGTTGTCGAATTTCACAGCGAGGATTGCCCTTCTACGAGCGATATAGGCCAGAAGCAGCATGTGTGCCAGGAACCTGGTTGTGGAAAGGCATTTCCATTTGCTTCGAAGTTGCGCAAACATGAGGATTCTCATG TTAAGCTCGATTCAGTGGAGGCCTTTTGCTCTGAACCAGATTGTATGAAATATTTTTCCAATAAACAATGTCTTCAGGACCATATCCAGTCCTGCCACACACATATCACTTGCGAGATATGTGGGAAGAAggaatggaaaaaaaatattaaaagccATCTCCGTACTCATGAAGAGGGAGCCTcgtcattggaaattaaatgTGATTATGAGGGATGTCTTCACACATTTTCTAAG AAGTCGAATCTTCTCCAGCATGTGAAAGCTTTACACCTCCAACAGAAACCCTTTGCTTGTAGCTTCTCAGGCTGTGGCAAGACGTTCTCATACAAGCATGTGAGAGATAAGCACGAGAAGTCTGGTTGTCATGTTTACACCTAT GGGGATTTTGAAGAGGCTGATGAGCAATTCCGGTCAAGGGCAAGGGGTGGGCGTAAGAGGATGTGTCCAACGGTAGAAATGCTTGTACGCAAAAGGGTTAGTCCACCAGATCAATTTGGCCCAGAGACGGAGTTCCTCTCCCAGTTCTTCTCacaagaagaggaagatgaaCAGTGA
- the LOC126783136 gene encoding transcription factor IIIA isoform X2, whose amino-acid sequence MREGMDLNGPVPGGRPPVKLHQAVLNHAVLLLRFECLFMCSLLLWLSVMFFLNLSALVAKIEDVNFAGIRISEKYCFISVKHWIPHNELQNARGFSLSGLVPGGRPPVKLHQVTLNHTRSYVCTIDDCRSTYRRKDHLNRHLLQHQGKLFKCPIENCKSEFSFQGNVKRHVVEFHSEDCPSTSDIGQKQHVCQEPGCGKAFPFASKLRKHEDSHVKLDSVEAFCSEPDCMKYFSNKQCLQDHIQSCHTHITCEICGKKEWKKNIKSHLRTHEEGASSLEIKCDYEGCLHTFSKKSNLLQHVKALHLQQKPFACSFSGCGKTFSYKHVRDKHEKSGCHVYTYGDFEEADEQFRSRARGGRKRMCPTVEMLVRKRVSPPDQFGPETEFLSQFFSQEEEDEQ is encoded by the exons ATGCGAGAGGGTATGGACTTGAATGGACCAGTACCAGGGGGGAGACCTCCTGTGAAGCTCCATCAAGCGGTCCTCAATCACGCTGTGTTACTTTTGAGGTTTGAATGCTTGTTTATGTGTTCTCTGCTATTGTGGCTGTCGGTTATGTTCTTTCTGAACTTGTCTGCATTGGTTGCAAAAATTGAAGATGTAAATTTTGCAGGAATTAGAATTTCTGAGAAGTATTGTTTCATCAGCGTGAAGCATTGGATCCCACACAACGAACTCCAAAATGCGAGAGGGTTCAGCTTGAGTGGACTAGTACCAGGGGGGAGACCTCCTGTGAAGCTCCATCAAGTGACCCTCAATCACACT AGGTCATATGTTTGCACAATCGATGATTGTCGTTCTACTTATAGAAGAAAGGACCATTTGAACCGTCATCTTCTTCAGCACCAAGGAAAGCTTTTCAAGTGTCCAATTGAGAACTGTAAAagtgaattttcttttcaaggcAACGTGAAGAGGCATGTTGTCGAATTTCACAGCGAGGATTGCCCTTCTACGAGCGATATAGGCCAGAAGCAGCATGTGTGCCAGGAACCTGGTTGTGGAAAGGCATTTCCATTTGCTTCGAAGTTGCGCAAACATGAGGATTCTCATG TTAAGCTCGATTCAGTGGAGGCCTTTTGCTCTGAACCAGATTGTATGAAATATTTTTCCAATAAACAATGTCTTCAGGACCATATCCAGTCCTGCCACACACATATCACTTGCGAGATATGTGGGAAGAAggaatggaaaaaaaatattaaaagccATCTCCGTACTCATGAAGAGGGAGCCTcgtcattggaaattaaatgTGATTATGAGGGATGTCTTCACACATTTTCTAAG AAGTCGAATCTTCTCCAGCATGTGAAAGCTTTACACCTCCAACAGAAACCCTTTGCTTGTAGCTTCTCAGGCTGTGGCAAGACGTTCTCATACAAGCATGTGAGAGATAAGCACGAGAAGTCTGGTTGTCATGTTTACACCTAT GGGGATTTTGAAGAGGCTGATGAGCAATTCCGGTCAAGGGCAAGGGGTGGGCGTAAGAGGATGTGTCCAACGGTAGAAATGCTTGTACGCAAAAGGGTTAGTCCACCAGATCAATTTGGCCCAGAGACGGAGTTCCTCTCCCAGTTCTTCTCacaagaagaggaagatgaaCAGTGA
- the LOC126783166 gene encoding uncharacterized protein LOC126783166: MKSSKGESAFYAPIPANPDQHVVVLTRYIRDDYRDRRRFRLCVSTTAAVLFLSAAVFFLFPSDPALSLARIQLNHVAAHSSPKLTLDVSFSLTIKVRNRDFFSLDYDSLRVRVGYRGRELGFVSSAGGRVRARGASYVNATLVVDGLEVIHDVFYLLEDLARGVIPFDTNSEVDGTVGLFFFDIPIKGRASCEVYVSTNNQTVVRQDCYPE; the protein is encoded by the exons ATGAAGAGCTCAAAAGGCGAGTCTGCATTCTACGCGCCGATTCCGGCGAACCCGGACCAACACGTCGTCGTTTTAACTCGTTACATCCGCGACGATTACCGCGACCGGCGTCGCTTCCGCCTCTGCGTCTCCACCACCGCCGCGGTCCTGTTCCTCTCCGCCGCCGTGTTCTTCCTCTTTCCGTCCGACCCGGCCCTAAGCCTGGCCCGGATCCAGCTCAACCACGTCGCCGCCCACTCGTCGCCGAAGCTGACGCTGGACGTGTCGTTCTCGCTGACGATCAAGGTCCGGAACCGCGACTTCTTCTCTCTGGACTACGACTCGCTGCGGGTCAGAGTCGGCTACCGGGGGAGAGAGCTGGGGTTCGTGAGCTCCGCCGGCGGGCGCGTGAGGGCGAGAGGCGCGTCGTACGTGAACGCCACGCTCGTGGTGGATGGGCTGGAGGTCATTCACGACGTGTTCTACTTGCTTGAGGATTTGGCTAGGGGTGTGATTCCCTTTGATACTAATTCAGAGGTGGATGGAACTGTTGGACTGTTCTTCTTCGATATTCCTATCAAG GGGAGAGCTTCGTGTGAGGTGTATGTGAGCACAAATAATCAGACAGTTGTTCGTCAAGATTGTTACCCTGAG TGA
- the LOC126783156 gene encoding LOW QUALITY PROTEIN: uncharacterized protein LOC126783156 (The sequence of the model RefSeq protein was modified relative to this genomic sequence to represent the inferred CDS: inserted 1 base in 1 codon; deleted 2 bases in 1 codon; substituted 1 base at 1 genomic stop codon), with protein MHTNNWAVLISTSRFWFNYRHMANTLAMYRAIKRLGIPDERIILMLADDIACIARNKYPAQXFNNGNHKLDLYGDNVEVDYRGYEVTVESFLRVLTGRHEAAVPKSKRLLSDEGSNILLYMSGHEADGSLKFQDSKELRSHVLADAVKQMKEQRGFKELLIMVDTCQAATLFSQLRSPGVLAISSSMKGEKSYSHQFDSDVGVPVVDRFTLYTLAFFETMHDNASVSSLFNSYDRSLLMSTAYYQTDLFQRRLEKVHVRDFFGSVMKTTHIYSAYDVPRKSYSRAEPFDQSAIGDERILVESNDQNXLSDLKLEDQHGAFRHMWNIFNDKVWKIEDADSFVQYGLLLAVLPLLILSTWLLR; from the exons ATGCACACTAACAATTGGGCTGTTCTTATCAGCACCTCTCGCTTCTGGTTTAATTATCGACACATGGCCAATACTCTAGCCATGTACAGGGCGATTAAGCGACTTGGAATACCTGATGAGAGGATAATACTTATGCTGGCAGATGACATTGCCTGTATTGCAAGAAACAAGTACCCTGCTC GTTTTAACAATGGAAACCATAAACTTGACTTGTATGGGGATAATGTTGAGGTAGATTATCGAGGTTATGAAGTGACGGTTGAAAGTTTCTTACGTGTATTAACTGGTCGCCATGAGGCTGCCGTTCCAAAATCGAAGCGCCTTTTAAGTGATGAAGGAAGTAACATTCTTTTGTACATGAGCGGGCATGAAGCAGATGGGTCTTTAAAGTTTCAAGACTCGAAAGAGCTCCGAAGTCATGTTTTAGCTGATGCCGTGAAACAAATGAAAGAACAACGCGGGTTCAAGGAGCTGCTGATAATGGTGGACACTTGCCAAGCTGCCACTCTCTTCTCTCAGCTTCGATCACCAGGTGTTTTGGCTATTTCCAGTAGCATGAAAGGAGAAAAGTCATACTCGCATCAGTTCGACTCTGATGTTGGCGTCCCTGTTGTTGATCGTTTTACATTGTACACTCTCGCTTTCTTTGAGACAATGCATGACAATGCTTCTGTGAGCAGTCTTTTTAATTCGTACGACCGGAGCTTGTTGATGTCGACTGCATATTACCAAACAGATCTATTCCAGCGTCGTCTTGAAAAGGTACATGTGAGAGACTTCTTTGGATCAGTCATGAAAACCACACATATTTATTCAGCCTATGACGTTCCAAGGAAAAGTTACAGCAGAGCTGAACCCTTTGATCAATCAGCCATCGGTGATGAAAGAATTCTGGTTGAATCGAATGATCAGAATTAACTCAGTGACCTGAAATTAGAGGATCAACATGGAGCTTTCAGACATATGTGGAACATTTTCAATGACAAGGTCTGGAAAATTGAAGATGCGGATTCATTTGTGCAGTATGGTTTGCTA CTAGCCGTGCTTCCACTATTGATACTTTCCACATGGCTATTGCGGTGA